Proteins from a single region of Gasterosteus aculeatus chromosome 20, fGasAcu3.hap1.1, whole genome shotgun sequence:
- the pou3f1 gene encoding POU domain, class 3, transcription factor 1 produces the protein MFFYNMCKIAALPVLCRCALGDLAPIERVPGGLEAERSQCKRRGGVSSLLHKTSQSRLLHSGSKAGRPPTCSSVFEVGAMATTAQYIPRNNSLPSNPLMHPDSDRMHQGTTYREVQKMMHHEYLQGLAATNTGHPMSLTHHQWLPTSNTDWSSGTHIGQQEHKASVQATREDLSSGFHHRSHLVHQQTQGSHHGSWAPATTHHLSPLSPASNGHQSLVYSQPGYTNLNAMLSPQPGALHHGMRDPLHDDSGSHDNQMESPQQAFSHHQDHSDEDAPSSDDLEQFAKQFKQRRIKLGFTQADVGLALGTLYGNVFSQTTICRFEALQLSFKNMCKLKPLLNKWLEETDSNTGSPTNLDKIAAQGRKRKKRTSIEVGVKGALENHFLKCPKPSAHEISSLANTLQLEKEVVRVWFCNRRQKEKRMTPIGVPHPNMEDVYSQAETPPLHRSLQSPVQ, from the coding sequence ATGTTTTTCTATAACATGTGTAAGATCGCAGCTCTCCCCGTCCTGTGCCGCTGCGCGCTCGGAGACCTCGCGCCTATTGAACGTGTCCCCGGTGGGCTGGAAGCGGAGAGGAGCCAATGCAAGCGCAGGGGAGGCGTGTCTTCGCTCCTCCACAAGACCTCCCAGAGCAGGTTGTTGCATTCTGGCTCTAAAGCCGGGAGACCTCCGACGTGCTCGTCAGTTTTCGAAGTAGGAGCCATGGCGACAACAGCTCAGTATATTCCGAGGAATAACTCCTTGCCGTCCAACCCGCTCATGCATCCGGACTCGGATAGGATGCATCAGGGGACGACCTACAGAGAGGTGCAGAAAATGATGCACCACGAGTACTTGCAGGGGCTCGCGGCGACCAACACGGGACACCCGATGAGCCTGACGCACCACCAGTGGCTGCCCACCTCCAACACCGACTGGTCCAGCGGCACCCACATCGGGCAGCAGGAGCACAAAGCCAGCGTGCAGGCGACCCGGGAGGACCTGAGCAGCGGCTTCCACCACAGATCTCACCTGGTGCACCAGCAGACGCAGGGCAGCCACCACGGTTCGTGGGCGCCCGCCACGACGCACCACTTGTCCCCGCTGTCCCCGGCGTCCAACGGCCACCAGTCCCTGGTGTACTCGCAGCCCGGATACACAAACCTCAACGCGATGCTGAGTCCCCAGCCCGGCGCGCTGCACCACGGCATGCGAGACCCGCTCCACGACGATTCGGGCAGCCACGACAACCAGATGGAGTCTCCCCAGCAGGCGTTCAGTCACCACCAGGACCACTCGGACGAGGACGCGCCCAGCTCCGACGACCTGGAGCAGTTCGCCAAGCAGTTCAAGCAGCGGCGGATCAAACTGGGCTTTACGCAGGCGGACGTGGGCTTGGCCTTGGGCACCCTGTACGGAAACGTCTTTTCTCAGACCACCATCTGCAGGTTCGAGGCGCTGCAGCTTAGCTTCAAGAACATGTGCAAACTTAAGCCGCTCCTAAACAAGTGGCTGGAGGAGACAGACTCGAACACGGGCAGTCCCACCAATTTGGACAAGATCGCCGCGCAGGGCAGGAAACGAAAGAAGAGGACCTCCATTGAAGTAGGGGTGAAAGGGGCGCTGGAGAATCATTTCTTAAAATGCCCAAAGCCGTCAGCTCACGAAATCAGCAGTTTGGCCAACACGCTGCAGTTGGAAAAAGAGGTTGTGCGCGTTTGGTTTTGCAACAGAagacaaaaggagaaaagaatgACACCAATCGGGGTCCCTCACCCGAATATGGAGGACGTATATTCCCAGGCAGAGACCCCTCCGCTACACCGCTCACTACAGAGTCCTGTACAGTGA